A genomic segment from Pseudobacteriovorax antillogorgiicola encodes:
- a CDS encoding response regulator, with the protein MDIQVIVLDDETELAKIIADIMNLEGISCTWSDDSLLGLELIRRHRPSLVICDVQMPGLSGVEVFQKVQKQSYDCKFFFHTAQTQYPDSYLITIGGVMVFRKPTCIDRLVEVVKTYLQRDVSREQVACSITKAFMK; encoded by the coding sequence TTGGATATACAAGTTATAGTCCTGGATGATGAAACTGAGCTTGCTAAAATCATTGCCGACATTATGAATCTTGAAGGAATCTCTTGTACTTGGTCAGATGATTCGCTGCTAGGACTGGAGCTCATCAGAAGACATAGACCATCGCTAGTGATTTGTGATGTCCAGATGCCAGGTTTATCAGGTGTGGAAGTTTTTCAAAAGGTTCAAAAGCAAAGCTATGATTGTAAATTTTTCTTTCATACCGCTCAAACTCAGTATCCAGACTCCTACCTCATCACAATAGGGGGTGTTATGGTTTTTCGAAAGCCAACATGTATTGATCGCTTGGTTGAGGTTGTGAAAACCTATTTGCAAAGGGACGTTTCGAGAGAGCAGGTAGCTTGCTCTATAACCAAGGCTTTTATGAAGTAA